One genomic window of Magnolia sinica isolate HGM2019 chromosome 3, MsV1, whole genome shotgun sequence includes the following:
- the LOC131240186 gene encoding uncharacterized protein LOC131240186 isoform X4, protein MMHSSVGTGTLAYVVGSKVMDVRTMSRDNGNGEADVKSGQASQDGANTLEADHDLNNGCTNTSYAWQRESSSDSVDLVSVRGSTDSAAYDSSCAVPSSKEYVTENYFDFPPLPVTDLFQKNDEDEIGCGAHDDGLSADQSFRLKDESMHSFQINNNVDLIMESKALPLGSVLHSRNSEIEMFSSDVQGQADLEFKTEIVNRLRISDVPEAAMINATTSNGVRASEERVSEWLWTLHRIVVDVVRTDSHLEFYEDAKNMARMSDILAVYAWVDPATGYCQGMSDLLSPFVVLYEDNADAFWCFEMLLRRMRDNFQMEGPTGVMKQLQALWKILELTDAEMFRHLSLIGAESLHFAFRMLLVLFRRELSFDEALCMWEMMWAADFDEAVARELEENCLEPLVLQLPRDSDAGPIVESLENGKRDLKGSQSAHGSVENSASDNNGMRSGLRYPFCGLTGVSFRTRHDHMQICTITSSTRNGDDELPVFCVAAVIIIHRQKVMKKTHSIDDLIKMFNDKILKIKVKRCIRMAIKLRKKYYYKLIKQHTSGGSSEQ, encoded by the exons ATGATGCATTCAAGCGTTGGCACTGGTACCCTTGCCTATGTTGTTGGCTCCAAAGTGATGGATGTGAGAACCATGTCTAGAGATAATGGCAACGGGGAAGCAGACGTCAAAAGTGGACAAGCTTCTCAAGATGGCGCTAACACATTAGAGGCAGACCATGATTTGAATAATGGTTGTACGAATACATCATATGCATGGCAAAGAGAAAGTTCAAGTGATTCAGTCGACCTTGTCAGTGTTAGGGGAAGCACTGATAGTGCAGCCTATGATTCTTCATGTGCAGTGCCATCTTCTAAAGAATATGTAACTGAGAACTATTTTGATTTCCCCCCTCTACCTGTCACGGATTTGTTCCAAAAGAATGATGAAGATGAGATAGGATGCGGGGCACATGATGATGGGCTATCTGCAGACCAATCATTTAGATTAAAGGATGAATCCATGCATAGTTTTCAAATTAATAATAATGTAGATCTAATTATGGAATCGAAGGCTTTACCTTTAGGTAGTGTCTTGCATTcaagaaacagtgagattgagATGTTTAGTTCAGATGTCCAAGGACAAGCAGACTTGGAATTCAAAACTGAAATAGTAAACAGACTGAGAATATCAGATGTTCCTGAAGCAGCCATGATAAATGCAACTACATCTAATGGAGTGAGGGCCAGTGAAGAAAGAGTTTCTGAATGGCTTTGGACACTTCACAGAATTG TTGTTGATGTGGTGAGAACGGACAGCCATCTTGAATTTTACGAGGATGCTAAAAACATGGCTCGAATGTCAGATATTCTTGCTGTTTATGCATGGGTTGATCCTGCTACTGGATACTGCCAAG GTATGAGTGATTTGCTGTCTCCTTTTGTTGTCCTCTATGAGGATAACGCAGATGCATTTTGGTGCTTTGAGATGCTTCTACGGAGAATG CGTGATAATTTCCAGATGGAAGGGCCAACAGGAGTAATGAAGCAGTTGCAAGCATTATGGAAGATATTGGAACTAACAGATGCTGAAATGTTCAGGCATTTGTCACTTATAGGTGCTGAAAGTCTGCATTTTGCTTTCCGAATGCTGCTGGTGCTTTTCCGTCGGGAGTTGTCCTTTGATGAGGCCCTTTGTATGTGGGAG ATGATGTGGGCTGCTGATTTTGATGAAGCTGTTGCCCGGGAATTAGAGGAGAATTGTCTTGAACCATTGGTTTTACAGCTTCCAAGGGATTCAGATGCAGGACCAATAGTCGAAAGCCTGGAGAATGGTAAAAGAGATTTGAAGGGCTCACAATCAGCACATGGCAGTGTAGAAAATTCTGCATCTGATAATAATGGAATGAGATCGGGTTTAAGATATCCCTTTTGTGGCTTGACTGGGGTTAGTTTCCGCACAAGACATGACCACATGCAGATTTGTACCATTACTTCATCAACGAGAAATGGGGATGATGAATTACCTGTCTTCTGTGTAGCAGCAGTTATCATCATCCACCGCCAAAAAGTTATGAAAAAAACCCACTCAATTGATGATCTGATAAAG ATGTTCAATGATAAGATACTAAAAATAAAGGTGAAAAGGTGCATAAGGATGGCTATCAAACTCCGGAAGAAATACTACTACAAG CTCATCAAGCAGCACACGAGTGGAGGGAGCTCAGAGCAGTGA
- the LOC131240186 gene encoding uncharacterized protein LOC131240186 isoform X3 produces MNSQDFTRKRYEDLIKQCQMMHSSVGTGTLAYVVGSKVMDVRTMSRDNGNGEADVKSGQASQDGANTLEADHDLNNGCTNTSYAWQRESSSDSVDLVSVRGSTDSAAYDSSCAVPSSKEYVTENYFDFPPLPVTDLFQKNDEDEIGCGAHDDGLSADQSFRLKDESMHSFQINNNVDLIMESKALPLGSVLHSRNSEIEMFSSDVQGQADLEFKTEIVNRLRISDVPEAAMINATTSNGVRASEERVSEWLWTLHRIVVDVVRTDSHLEFYEDAKNMARMSDILAVYAWVDPATGYCQGMSDLLSPFVVLYEDNADAFWCFEMLLRRMRDNFQMEGPTGVMKQLQALWKILELTDAEMFRHLSLIGAESLHFAFRMLLVLFRRELSFDEALCMWEMMWAADFDEAVARELEENCLEPLVLQLPRDSDAGPIVESLENGKRDLKGSQSAHGSVENSASDNNGMRSGLRYPFCGLTGVSFRTRHDHMQICTITSSTRNGDDELPVFCVAAVIIIHRQKVMKKTHSIDDLIKMFNDKILKIKVKRCIRMAIKLRKKYYYKLIKQHTSGGSSEQ; encoded by the exons GAAGCGGTACGAGGATTTAATCAAGCAGTGTCAGATGATGCATTCAAGCGTTGGCACTGGTACCCTTGCCTATGTTGTTGGCTCCAAAGTGATGGATGTGAGAACCATGTCTAGAGATAATGGCAACGGGGAAGCAGACGTCAAAAGTGGACAAGCTTCTCAAGATGGCGCTAACACATTAGAGGCAGACCATGATTTGAATAATGGTTGTACGAATACATCATATGCATGGCAAAGAGAAAGTTCAAGTGATTCAGTCGACCTTGTCAGTGTTAGGGGAAGCACTGATAGTGCAGCCTATGATTCTTCATGTGCAGTGCCATCTTCTAAAGAATATGTAACTGAGAACTATTTTGATTTCCCCCCTCTACCTGTCACGGATTTGTTCCAAAAGAATGATGAAGATGAGATAGGATGCGGGGCACATGATGATGGGCTATCTGCAGACCAATCATTTAGATTAAAGGATGAATCCATGCATAGTTTTCAAATTAATAATAATGTAGATCTAATTATGGAATCGAAGGCTTTACCTTTAGGTAGTGTCTTGCATTcaagaaacagtgagattgagATGTTTAGTTCAGATGTCCAAGGACAAGCAGACTTGGAATTCAAAACTGAAATAGTAAACAGACTGAGAATATCAGATGTTCCTGAAGCAGCCATGATAAATGCAACTACATCTAATGGAGTGAGGGCCAGTGAAGAAAGAGTTTCTGAATGGCTTTGGACACTTCACAGAATTG TTGTTGATGTGGTGAGAACGGACAGCCATCTTGAATTTTACGAGGATGCTAAAAACATGGCTCGAATGTCAGATATTCTTGCTGTTTATGCATGGGTTGATCCTGCTACTGGATACTGCCAAG GTATGAGTGATTTGCTGTCTCCTTTTGTTGTCCTCTATGAGGATAACGCAGATGCATTTTGGTGCTTTGAGATGCTTCTACGGAGAATG CGTGATAATTTCCAGATGGAAGGGCCAACAGGAGTAATGAAGCAGTTGCAAGCATTATGGAAGATATTGGAACTAACAGATGCTGAAATGTTCAGGCATTTGTCACTTATAGGTGCTGAAAGTCTGCATTTTGCTTTCCGAATGCTGCTGGTGCTTTTCCGTCGGGAGTTGTCCTTTGATGAGGCCCTTTGTATGTGGGAG ATGATGTGGGCTGCTGATTTTGATGAAGCTGTTGCCCGGGAATTAGAGGAGAATTGTCTTGAACCATTGGTTTTACAGCTTCCAAGGGATTCAGATGCAGGACCAATAGTCGAAAGCCTGGAGAATGGTAAAAGAGATTTGAAGGGCTCACAATCAGCACATGGCAGTGTAGAAAATTCTGCATCTGATAATAATGGAATGAGATCGGGTTTAAGATATCCCTTTTGTGGCTTGACTGGGGTTAGTTTCCGCACAAGACATGACCACATGCAGATTTGTACCATTACTTCATCAACGAGAAATGGGGATGATGAATTACCTGTCTTCTGTGTAGCAGCAGTTATCATCATCCACCGCCAAAAAGTTATGAAAAAAACCCACTCAATTGATGATCTGATAAAG ATGTTCAATGATAAGATACTAAAAATAAAGGTGAAAAGGTGCATAAGGATGGCTATCAAACTCCGGAAGAAATACTACTACAAG CTCATCAAGCAGCACACGAGTGGAGGGAGCTCAGAGCAGTGA